From a single Fusobacterium ulcerans ATCC 49185 genomic region:
- a CDS encoding ABC transporter substrate-binding protein → MKKIISLIYIIFILTISISILGAEGKKFNRIASLTLSGDEMILSLVDHGRIAGLCGQINEEPDMSHVEEEAKKFPKIESNIETMIELEPDLVITADWMKKEILLQIQETGANVYTYKTPKNFKEQKELIKELAVLVGEEEKGEEIVKNMETRLSILQKQIHDGYKGEKLRILLYTSYENTSGKGTTFDNMVSLIGGINAASEAEIIGSQKISKEKVIELNPDVIIIPIWKGHINSEEFSEFVMNDPSYEDVKAVKNKRIYLLKYKDISPTSQYMIEGIENLGKAIYNLKEE, encoded by the coding sequence TTGAAAAAAATAATCTCTCTAATTTATATAATTTTTATACTTACCATTTCAATATCTATTCTGGGAGCAGAGGGAAAAAAATTTAATCGAATAGCCTCTCTGACATTAAGTGGGGATGAGATGATATTGAGCCTTGTAGATCATGGAAGAATAGCGGGATTATGTGGGCAAATTAATGAAGAACCAGATATGTCTCATGTGGAAGAAGAAGCAAAGAAGTTTCCTAAAATAGAAAGCAATATTGAAACAATGATAGAATTAGAACCAGATTTAGTAATAACAGCAGATTGGATGAAAAAAGAAATACTTCTGCAAATACAAGAAACTGGAGCAAATGTATATACCTATAAAACTCCTAAAAATTTTAAAGAACAAAAAGAACTTATAAAAGAATTAGCAGTTTTAGTAGGTGAAGAAGAAAAAGGAGAAGAAATAGTGAAAAATATGGAAACTAGACTTTCTATTCTTCAAAAACAAATACATGATGGATATAAAGGGGAAAAATTAAGAATATTATTGTATACCTCTTATGAAAATACCAGTGGAAAAGGAACTACTTTTGATAATATGGTAAGTCTTATTGGAGGAATAAATGCAGCTAGTGAGGCTGAAATTATAGGATCACAGAAGATATCAAAAGAAAAAGTGATAGAATTAAATCCAGATGTGATAATAATACCTATATGGAAAGGGCATATAAATTCAGAGGAGTTTTCAGAATTTGTTATGAATGATCCGAGTTATGAAGATGTCAAAGCAGTAAAAAACAAAAGAATATATTTATTGAAATATAAAGATATTTCTCCAACTTCCCAATATATGATTGAAGGAATAGAAAATCTTGGAAAAGCTATCTATAATTTAAAGGAGGAATAA
- a CDS encoding TonB-dependent receptor family protein: protein MKRTLMLAAILTVGASMAAMGEENIASQRLNETVITTGESFGTLTHETAKNVTVITSEEIKERGAATIDDALKGVPGVTIRKMDGASPVIDLRGSGATAKYNTIVLLDGIPLNGVAGFNINQIPITEVERIEVVQGGGAVMYGDGAIGGVVNIITKTPENKINYGSVGLEAGSWETTRANLSYGTKIGDKLLLNASYSGYSSMDYRDRNTEYKNDEDKRESVWLRGKYLLKDGNIELRYNHNETKDYYTGYLEKGQYDKDPTKPGSYGGVMHNITDIWNLSYNKKLTDKLDLLVYGGYYEDESKNQNQLTKEYYINPQLKYSYEENSYIIIGGDYRDGNREFKTPVSVNGKVQKAPDDERESYAGYIMNKTTFGKLQFTQGYRRERVKYKYSTKTYGPGWVLQEITPHSSDYSNNDSFEIGANYLYSDSGNVYFNYTRAVRTPTIGDAGAWSGDVKTQKNDVYELGIRDMIRNTAISTSVFYIDSDNEIYYDKTDANTSTNRNFDGTVRRIGAQLSFVHYFDKLTLRENISYIEPKITSGVYDGNEFAGVAKWQGNIGATYNITSNLLVNGDAYYVGKSYAEDDFDNYFGKDNDYITVDANISYTLSSGLELYGGVRNLFDKEYCNTITSTRSSYSPGPRKVYYPADGRSFYAGFKYNF, encoded by the coding sequence ATGAAAAGGACTTTAATGTTAGCTGCTATATTGACAGTTGGAGCATCAATGGCAGCAATGGGAGAGGAAAATATTGCAAGTCAAAGACTTAATGAAACAGTAATAACAACAGGAGAAAGCTTTGGAACTTTAACTCATGAAACAGCTAAAAATGTAACTGTGATAACGAGTGAGGAAATTAAAGAAAGAGGAGCAGCAACTATCGATGATGCATTGAAAGGAGTTCCAGGTGTTACAATCAGAAAAATGGATGGAGCTTCACCAGTAATAGACTTAAGAGGGTCAGGAGCAACAGCAAAATATAATACAATAGTTCTTTTAGATGGAATTCCTTTGAATGGTGTAGCAGGATTCAATATAAACCAAATTCCAATTACAGAAGTAGAAAGAATTGAAGTTGTTCAAGGTGGAGGAGCTGTTATGTATGGTGATGGTGCTATTGGAGGAGTTGTAAATATTATAACTAAAACACCAGAAAATAAGATAAATTATGGAAGTGTTGGATTAGAAGCTGGTTCTTGGGAAACTACAAGAGCGAATCTAAGTTATGGAACTAAGATTGGAGATAAGTTATTATTAAATGCTTCGTATTCAGGATACTCAAGTATGGATTATAGAGATAGAAATACTGAATATAAAAATGATGAAGATAAAAGAGAATCGGTTTGGTTAAGAGGTAAGTATCTTTTAAAAGATGGAAACATTGAATTAAGATATAATCATAATGAAACTAAAGATTATTATACTGGTTATTTAGAAAAAGGTCAGTATGATAAAGATCCTACTAAACCTGGAAGTTATGGTGGAGTTATGCATAATATAACTGATATTTGGAATTTATCTTATAATAAAAAGCTAACTGATAAATTAGATTTATTAGTTTATGGAGGTTATTATGAAGATGAAAGTAAGAATCAAAATCAACTTACAAAAGAATATTATATAAATCCACAATTAAAGTATTCTTATGAAGAAAATAGTTACATTATTATAGGTGGAGATTATAGAGATGGAAATAGAGAGTTTAAAACTCCTGTATCTGTAAATGGCAAAGTTCAAAAAGCACCAGATGATGAAAGAGAATCATATGCTGGATATATAATGAATAAGACTACATTTGGAAAACTACAATTTACTCAAGGATATCGAAGGGAGAGGGTTAAATATAAGTACAGTACAAAAACTTATGGTCCTGGTTGGGTTTTACAAGAAATAACTCCTCACTCTTCAGATTACTCAAATAATGATAGTTTTGAGATAGGAGCAAACTATTTGTATTCTGATAGTGGAAATGTCTATTTTAATTATACAAGGGCAGTAAGAACACCAACTATAGGAGATGCTGGAGCTTGGTCAGGAGATGTAAAAACTCAAAAGAATGATGTTTATGAACTAGGAATAAGAGATATGATTAGGAATACAGCCATTTCAACATCTGTTTTTTATATAGATTCAGATAATGAAATTTATTATGATAAAACTGATGCCAATACTTCAACTAATAGAAATTTTGATGGAACTGTCAGAAGAATTGGAGCCCAGTTATCATTTGTTCATTACTTTGATAAATTAACTTTGAGAGAAAATATTTCATATATTGAACCAAAAATAACAAGTGGAGTATATGATGGAAATGAATTTGCAGGAGTAGCAAAATGGCAAGGGAATATAGGTGCTACATATAATATAACAAGTAATCTTTTAGTAAATGGAGATGCATATTATGTAGGAAAATCATATGCTGAAGATGATTTTGACAATTATTTTGGAAAAGATAATGATTATATAACAGTAGATGCAAATATATCTTATACACTGAGTAGTGGATTAGAACTTTATGGAGGAGTGAGAAATCTTTTTGATAAAGAATACTGCAATACAATAACATCAACAAGATCTTCTTATAGTCCTGGGCCAAGAAAAGTTTATTACCCAGCAGATGGAAGAAGTTTCTATGCAGGATTTAAATATAACTTCTAA